A part of Marinomonas rhizomae genomic DNA contains:
- a CDS encoding heparinase II/III family protein → MKKIVLFFNTIKHLNFYQLFFRFFYKIKRIKVNDLLISRNNGWFWSAPTLNNQSFYDDEKVSFLNQDGLIKNSFDWNSPNYSKLWLYNLHYFDDLNSESYAEREIIHYRFIDRWVAENPPCQGNGWEPYPISLRLVNWVKWFSRKDNVDSKYLNSIAMQADALTQQIEYHILGNHLFANAKALVFVGAYLQGKDAKRFLDLGLKILDREIPEQFLDDGAHFELSPMYHEILLWDLLELIDLADISQNPSLIERNAEWRVVAEKALSWLQSMLHLDGEITFFNDAAIGIAAKPQQIFDYAKQLGLSCYGDQSILISNKSSGYSRVNTGVYRLFFDHANVGPDYLPGHAHADSLSFEMSVGVQRVFVNSGTSLYGVSPERLRQRETAAHNTVVVNGQSSSEVWSGFRVARRAYAILLKSDETDGVVTLSASHDGYKRLKPKIVHKRTIISNAEHFILLDELSQPTDASFHLHIHPDVLVVNVEEKKLMLQLPCLTLVQFECECPLILEESTWHPEFGVSVPNKKIIVPFNTGRLSTKITILKDKS, encoded by the coding sequence ATGAAAAAAATAGTGCTATTTTTTAATACAATAAAACATTTAAATTTCTATCAGTTATTTTTTAGGTTTTTTTATAAAATTAAAAGAATTAAAGTTAATGATCTATTAATTAGTCGTAATAATGGTTGGTTTTGGAGTGCGCCGACTCTTAATAATCAATCATTTTACGACGATGAAAAGGTTTCTTTTTTAAATCAAGACGGTTTAATTAAGAATTCTTTTGATTGGAACTCACCTAATTATTCCAAGCTTTGGTTATATAATTTACATTACTTCGATGACCTTAATTCTGAAAGTTACGCAGAGCGTGAAATAATTCATTATCGGTTTATTGACCGTTGGGTTGCTGAAAATCCACCTTGCCAAGGTAATGGCTGGGAGCCTTATCCCATTTCGTTACGCTTAGTGAATTGGGTTAAGTGGTTTAGTAGAAAAGACAATGTTGATAGCAAATACCTTAACAGCATTGCTATGCAGGCGGATGCGTTAACTCAGCAAATTGAGTACCATATTTTAGGTAATCATCTATTTGCGAATGCTAAAGCATTGGTTTTTGTCGGGGCTTATTTGCAAGGTAAGGATGCTAAACGATTTTTAGATTTGGGCTTGAAAATATTGGATCGTGAAATACCTGAGCAATTTTTAGATGATGGTGCTCACTTTGAGTTGTCACCTATGTACCATGAAATTTTGCTTTGGGATTTACTGGAGCTTATAGATTTGGCTGACATAAGCCAGAACCCTAGTTTAATAGAGCGTAATGCCGAATGGCGTGTGGTTGCGGAAAAAGCACTTTCTTGGTTACAGAGTATGCTTCACCTTGATGGAGAAATTACTTTTTTCAATGATGCCGCGATTGGAATAGCAGCAAAGCCACAACAAATATTCGATTATGCTAAGCAGCTAGGCCTTTCTTGCTATGGTGATCAGAGCATACTGATTTCAAATAAGAGCAGCGGCTATAGTCGTGTTAATACTGGCGTTTATAGATTGTTTTTTGATCACGCTAATGTCGGACCAGATTATTTGCCAGGCCACGCTCATGCCGATTCGTTAAGTTTTGAAATGTCTGTTGGAGTGCAACGTGTTTTTGTAAACTCTGGCACGTCGCTTTATGGTGTGAGTCCAGAGAGATTAAGACAAAGAGAGACCGCAGCACACAATACCGTCGTGGTGAATGGGCAAAGTTCTTCTGAGGTTTGGTCAGGATTTAGAGTTGCACGCAGGGCCTATGCAATATTGTTAAAAAGCGACGAGACAGATGGTGTGGTGACCTTATCGGCAAGTCATGATGGTTATAAGAGACTAAAACCCAAAATAGTCCATAAGAGAACCATTATATCGAATGCAGAGCACTTTATTCTTTTGGATGAGTTATCTCAGCCTACCGATGCTTCTTTCCATTTGCACATTCACCCTGATGTTCTTGTCGTTAATGTAGAGGAAAAGAAGCTAATGCTTCAATTACCCTGTCTAACATTGGTACAATTTGAATGTGAATGCCCTTTGATATTAGAAGAGAGTACGTGGCATCCTGAGTTTGGCGTTTCTGTTCCTAATAAAAAAATCATAGTGCCTTTTAATACAGGACGTTTAAGTACAAAGATTACTATTTTAAAGGACAAAAGTTGA